Genomic segment of Chitinophaga varians:
CTTCACCCTGGAGCGGACGCAGGTAAGTGCCCACTACGTGGTATGCCGTGATGGTACCATTCACCATATGCTGAATGATTACCTCCGCGCCTGGCATGGCGGCGCTTCCCGTTGGGGAAATATTACCGATATCAATTCCGGTTCCATCGGTATCGAGCTTGACAACAACGGCGCAGAACCCTTTTCTTCCGCACAGATCAATAGCCTGATCATCCTGCTGGACACGCTGCAGCATCGTTACAATATCCCCGCTGCCAACTTTGTGGGCCACGGAGACATTGCCCCCGGCCGTAAAGTAGACCCCAGCGCGTATTTCCCCTGGCAACAGCTGGCGGCAAAAGGTTTCGGCCTCTGGTACGATGACACTGCCCGGATAACGGTTCCTCCCGCATTCGATAAATGGCAGGCCCTTCGTATCATCGGCTACGACCTGAAAGATACCACCGCGGCCATGCAAGCCTTTAAACGGCACTTTATGCCGCAGGACACCGTTCTCCCCTCACCAGACACCGACAACAAAGTGCTGTACAGCGTGATGAAAAAATACCAGTAGCCGGGCCTTTGGAGCAATGACACTTCAGGGGCCGGTTACCCCTACGCCTATACTTTATTTATTTTGTGGAGTGCGATAAATGAAGTATTTTAATAATGAGTTAGATCGAACCTGTAACCAAAATCTGAGACCCAAACATCACAACGGCATTGCTATTACCTATTTCCTTGTTATCATAATTTTCTCTTGCCATGAAACGCACACTCCAATTCCACCTGTTGCTGTTGCCAGCTGCCCTGTTATTAATGGCTGCCGGCCAACGGCCCGCTTCTGCAAAAATCCATTACCAACCGGTGTCCGACACCACCTGCCTGGTAAAAAATGAAACTTCCTTCGATTTCGCTGACAACCTGCGCAAAAAAATCAATGCGCTCATTGAAGACAGAGTAGCCGGCGGTATTGAAGAAAAAGGCATTGTTACCTGGGAAAACTCACCAGATGCCCCCGAATACTACCAGATCGTACTGCGTAAAAACAAAATCACTATCAGATACAAGGGCACCATCTGTCAGGATAAACTTATTGCTGCCAACCTCGATACCTGTAAGATCGAGCTGAAAAAATTACTGAACCCGTAACATCATCACAGGGACGGCCCTTTTGACCGTCCCTGTTGCCTTTGAGCTGATCGTCCCCGGGCTTGTGCCCGGGGATTCCTCCTGCTTATTCCCCGTCATTATCTCCCATAACCATTAATTATAGTGATGCCCTGCCCGGCCGTCACCCTATATATTGATCTATTGATCAACCGTTTATATGCTGATGATAGATGATCAGAAGCAGAAAAATCAGTAATAATCAAATAAATTAGATTTATGTTTAGTCTATCGGTTTTGTAGATTAATAAATCTTGATTACTTTTGCGCGAGATATCTGGTCATGTGCACGCGATTGTCATTCCTGACGGTTGTACAGCCATGATCACACCAACGATCGTACACCAACTGCAAAGACCAAAACCAAATCGGTAGTAAACGGAAGAACCATAGTTGTCCGCCAACGACCAAAACTATTTTTAAATCACCAGTTACGAATGAAGTACGTACAAAGGCTGCTCGGCCTGTTGCCCGCATTATTGTGGCTACAGCAGAGCTTTGCCCAGGAAATCAGGGTAAGCGGGGTAGTCACCTCCCGCAACGATGCACAGCGTGTACCCGGTGCTGTTATACGGGTAAAAGGCGCTTCCCGCGGCACACAAGCGGATGCTGATGGTAAGTATACGATCAATGCCAACGCTACCGATACTTTACAGGTGTCCTTTATCGGTTTCCAGACAGCCCTGGTGCCGGTAGGCAACAATCGCGTGGTGAATATCGCGCTGGAAACATCTGACAGCAAACTACAGGAAGTGGTGGTGACCGCGCTGGGCATCTCCAAAGAGAAAAAATCACTGGGATATGCGGTGC
This window contains:
- a CDS encoding N-acetylmuramoyl-L-alanine amidase, which codes for MNTIRHLTRWACMAAVIGLCSYCARSPYAATNKIYRQKAKGYAHVIREQPGALPGENGIRPAWWAGTTNYNLRKPNMVIIHHTAQNSCEQTLKTFTLERTQVSAHYVVCRDGTIHHMLNDYLRAWHGGASRWGNITDINSGSIGIELDNNGAEPFSSAQINSLIILLDTLQHRYNIPAANFVGHGDIAPGRKVDPSAYFPWQQLAAKGFGLWYDDTARITVPPAFDKWQALRIIGYDLKDTTAAMQAFKRHFMPQDTVLPSPDTDNKVLYSVMKKYQ